In Pedobacter sp. SL55, the following proteins share a genomic window:
- a CDS encoding alpha/beta hydrolase yields the protein MKNILFALFILFALKSAAANVDTVKTYSPSMKKEIKAVVITPANYKEKSKFQVVYLLHGYSGNYANWVTTVPAIKNLADQHQLIIVCPDGNFNSWYLDSPEQPNSKYETYIAKELVKWIDDNYKTIADKKARAITGLSMGGHGALYLAFKHQDVFSVAGSMSGGVDIRPFPNNWDMAKLLGTYAAKPAQWDNASVINLTHLLTPNSLALIVQCGTEDFFYKVNVALHEKLTYQNIPHTFITNPGGHTWKYWADAINYQLVFIKANLKE from the coding sequence ATGAAAAATATATTATTTGCCCTTTTTATATTATTTGCCTTAAAATCTGCTGCAGCAAACGTAGATACCGTTAAAACGTATAGCCCATCTATGAAAAAGGAGATTAAAGCAGTGGTTATCACTCCGGCAAATTATAAGGAAAAAAGTAAATTTCAGGTGGTTTATCTATTGCACGGTTATTCGGGTAATTATGCCAATTGGGTAACTACAGTTCCGGCAATTAAAAATTTAGCAGATCAGCACCAATTGATCATTGTATGTCCAGATGGTAACTTTAACAGTTGGTATTTAGATAGTCCAGAGCAACCAAATTCTAAATATGAAACTTACATTGCCAAAGAGCTGGTAAAATGGATCGATGACAATTACAAAACCATTGCCGATAAAAAAGCCCGTGCCATTACAGGTTTAAGCATGGGCGGGCATGGCGCTTTGTATCTTGCGTTTAAACATCAAGATGTGTTTAGTGTAGCTGGCAGTATGAGTGGTGGAGTAGATATTAGGCCTTTTCCAAATAATTGGGATATGGCCAAGTTGTTAGGTACGTATGCTGCAAAACCCGCACAGTGGGATAATGCTTCGGTAATTAATTTAACCCATTTACTAACACCAAACTCGTTGGCTTTAATTGTGCAATGCGGAACGGAAGACTTTTTTTACAAAGTGAACGTAGCCCTGCACGAAAAATTGACCTATCAGAACATCCCTCATACGTTTATTACTAACCCGGGTGGGCACACTTGGAAATATTGGGCAGATGCCATTAATTACCAATTGGTGTTTATTAAAGCGAATTTGAAAGAGTGA
- a CDS encoding DUF1572 family protein, whose translation MLNETLITLFERDLNRVITELKHYKSEANIWRIAPGIANSAGNLVLHLIGNLNTYIGKEIGKTDFVRNRELEFSQKDIQRAELVFQLEHTIIIIKNSLSLLTEEDFKKELSAGGIAGNNCHRIFYGAFSGPPQLSSRPN comes from the coding sequence ATGCTAAACGAAACCTTAATAACACTTTTTGAGAGAGATTTAAATAGGGTAATCACTGAACTGAAACATTACAAAAGCGAAGCAAATATTTGGCGTATAGCGCCAGGAATTGCCAATTCGGCTGGTAATTTGGTGCTACATCTCATCGGAAATTTGAATACTTATATTGGTAAAGAAATTGGAAAAACAGACTTTGTAAGAAATCGGGAGCTAGAGTTTTCGCAGAAAGATATACAAAGAGCAGAGCTTGTTTTCCAATTAGAACATACCATCATCATTATAAAAAACTCGCTAAGCTTATTAACAGAGGAGGATTTTAAAAAAGAACTATCCGCTGGTGGTATTGCCGGAAATAACTGCCACAGAATATTTTATGGTGCATTTAGTGGGCCACCTCAATTATCATCTAGGCCAAATTAA
- a CDS encoding alpha/beta hydrolase: MMNQMYLLKKAAFIFLLSISVVSLKAQQYLWKTGVRDTSYSSLQDFKKTVKQYPNIELVKEKSSPKVIEKRNLTYADAGNRPLKIDAFLPKKPAAKTPAILIVHGGGWRSGDRSQHIPLAQQLAERGYASFTVEYRLSTEAFYPAAVYDLKAAVRWLKANGKKLNIDTAKVAILGFSAGGQLAALVGLTPDVQKLSGNFGNTKYANDVATVIDIDGTLSFVHEEAWETQNKESINASAKWLGYPRTERLDLWEEASPLTYADKNNIPFLFLNSSVERMHAGRDEFTKKMDKKGVYTEVVTFENSPHSFCLYQPWFSQTVNHIDTFLKKVFR, from the coding sequence ATGATGAACCAAATGTATCTTTTGAAAAAAGCAGCCTTTATTTTTCTTCTTAGCATTTCCGTAGTTAGCCTAAAAGCTCAACAGTACCTTTGGAAAACAGGCGTACGAGATACCAGCTATTCTAGTTTGCAAGATTTTAAGAAAACGGTTAAGCAGTACCCTAATATCGAATTGGTAAAGGAGAAGTCTTCGCCAAAAGTTATCGAAAAAAGAAACCTAACTTACGCTGATGCAGGAAATCGTCCACTCAAAATAGATGCGTTTTTGCCGAAGAAACCAGCGGCTAAAACTCCAGCAATACTTATTGTGCATGGCGGTGGATGGCGCTCAGGCGATAGGAGCCAACATATTCCGTTGGCCCAACAGTTAGCTGAGCGTGGGTATGCTAGTTTTACAGTAGAATATCGCTTATCTACCGAAGCATTTTATCCAGCGGCGGTTTACGATTTAAAAGCCGCAGTGCGATGGTTAAAAGCAAACGGAAAGAAACTTAATATCGATACAGCAAAGGTAGCTATACTCGGTTTTTCTGCTGGTGGACAGCTCGCCGCTTTGGTTGGGCTAACCCCTGATGTTCAGAAACTTTCAGGCAATTTTGGCAATACCAAATACGCTAATGATGTGGCTACGGTAATTGATATTGATGGAACGTTATCTTTTGTGCATGAAGAAGCTTGGGAAACCCAAAACAAAGAAAGCATTAACGCTTCGGCCAAGTGGTTGGGATATCCGCGAACCGAACGGCTAGATTTATGGGAAGAAGCATCGCCATTAACTTATGCAGATAAAAATAATATTCCTTTTCTGTTTTTAAATAGTTCGGTAGAACGCATGCACGCCGGACGTGATGAGTTTACAAAGAAAATGGATAAAAAAGGAGTTTATACAGAGGTGGTAACTTTTGAAAATTCGCCACACTCTTTCTGTCTTTACCAACCCTGGTTTTCGCAAACCGTAAACCATATTGATACCTTCCTTAAAAAAGTATTTAGATAA
- a CDS encoding pectinesterase family protein, which yields MKFKMLCLFFAVGLTINLFGGQQVKDIIVAQDGSGNFKTIQAAVNSVRDHMQSKAIIRIKAGTYNEKLVIPAWKKYIHLIGESKENTTISNGDYSGKPHPTTDFTGNTKYSTYTSYTVLVQASDCIIENLTIENTAGPVGQAVALNVEADRFAARNCNFLGNQDTLYLSKDGKNYFEGCTITGTTDFIFGEATAVFSKCIIKSLANSYITAASTTKEQTFGFVFLDCDLTATPNATKVFLGRPWRPFAKTVFIGCSLGKHIVAEGWHAWPGDPMFPNKEKTTYYAEYANTGIGANTTKRVLWAKQLTKKEVKAYTIQNIFKNWMPDFKLEK from the coding sequence ATGAAATTTAAAATGCTTTGTTTGTTTTTTGCTGTTGGTTTAACCATTAATTTATTTGGAGGCCAGCAAGTTAAAGATATTATAGTAGCTCAGGATGGTAGTGGAAATTTTAAAACCATACAAGCTGCGGTTAATTCCGTTCGCGATCACATGCAGTCTAAAGCAATCATCCGTATTAAGGCAGGTACGTACAACGAAAAATTAGTGATCCCAGCGTGGAAAAAATATATCCACCTCATTGGAGAAAGTAAAGAAAACACCACCATCAGCAATGGCGATTATTCTGGAAAGCCGCATCCAACTACAGATTTTACAGGTAATACCAAATATAGTACCTATACCTCGTACACAGTTTTGGTTCAGGCAAGCGATTGTATCATCGAAAATTTAACCATCGAAAATACGGCGGGGCCAGTAGGCCAGGCAGTAGCTTTAAATGTAGAGGCAGATAGATTCGCCGCAAGAAATTGTAATTTCCTCGGAAATCAAGACACCTTGTATCTTTCTAAAGATGGCAAGAACTATTTTGAAGGTTGCACCATTACCGGAACCACAGATTTTATTTTTGGCGAGGCTACTGCCGTGTTTAGTAAATGCATTATCAAAAGTTTGGCTAACTCTTACATCACGGCGGCGTCTACCACCAAAGAGCAAACGTTTGGCTTTGTGTTTTTAGATTGCGATTTAACTGCCACGCCAAACGCCACAAAAGTATTTTTAGGTAGGCCTTGGCGTCCGTTTGCGAAAACCGTGTTTATTGGCTGTAGTTTAGGCAAGCATATTGTTGCCGAGGGTTGGCATGCTTGGCCCGGCGACCCAATGTTTCCGAATAAAGAAAAAACAACCTATTATGCCGAATATGCAAATACTGGTATTGGTGCTAACACAACTAAACGGGTTTTATGGGCTAAACAATTAACCAAAAAAGAAGTGAAAGCTTATACAATTCAAAATATCTTTAAGAATTGGATGCCTGATTTTAAACTCGAAAAATAA
- a CDS encoding CYTH domain-containing protein — protein MAIEIEHKYLVDRAEWDKLGAAEFVEIRQGYLQTDPNKTIRVRTKADKGYFTIKGKAVGASRLEFEYEIPLLDANELLDKFCSQLIEKKRYHVVHNGKTWEVDVFEGLNQGLIVAEIELNSEQESYTLPNWVGENVTNDVRYANSNLAITPFAKW, from the coding sequence ATGGCAATAGAGATAGAACATAAATATTTGGTTGATCGAGCGGAATGGGATAAATTGGGAGCTGCCGAATTTGTTGAAATTAGACAAGGCTATCTGCAAACCGACCCCAATAAAACCATTCGTGTGAGAACAAAAGCAGATAAGGGCTATTTTACCATTAAGGGAAAAGCCGTTGGTGCAAGTAGATTAGAGTTCGAATACGAAATTCCGTTGCTAGACGCTAATGAATTGTTGGATAAATTTTGCTCACAACTGATAGAAAAGAAAAGATATCATGTTGTGCATAATGGTAAAACTTGGGAAGTCGATGTTTTTGAGGGTTTAAACCAAGGTCTTATTGTTGCTGAAATTGAACTGAACAGTGAGCAAGAAAGCTATACTTTGCCCAATTGGGTAGGCGAAAATGTAACTAACGATGTTAGATATGCAAATTCTAATTTGGCTATTACACCATTTGCTAAGTGGTAA